The Pseudanabaena yagii GIHE-NHR1 genome segment TAAATGAATTCTTGCTTAGGAAAACCTGATTGTTGTCCGCATCAGTCCATTGAGTCGCTTTAGGAGGAACATACCCATTCTTATAGAATCCAGCATACTTAGTTAATGCAGCAATAATACCTTGACGGTTTTTAGGATCGTCAATTTGGAGTTGACCATTATCGTCTAGTAAATCCACACCATAGGCTTCCAGAAATTGCTCAAACATGAAAATGGTGTCGGTGTTGGTGGGATCTGGAGACATAGGTAAGCCAATCCCATAAATATCTTTTTTCCCCTTACTTCTGGCGCGATCCTGCGCTGTTTCCCAAAATTGCCAAAAGCCATCCCAATCCCTTGGAATACTCGTATCACTTAGCCCCATATCAGATAGTAAATCTCGCCAATAATGTAGTCCTGCCGCAAGCTGAGCGATTGGGACTGCGTGATAACTACGTTTATTGGTGACTCCATTTTTATAGGACACCGCTTTGAGAGCGATCGGGCTAAATAAATCTTTGACAGGTTCTACAACATCAGTTACATCCACCAAGTTGTTCTGCCATGCTAACTTGGGATAGAGAGCAAATTCAGCAGTATTACTAAATAGGATGTCAGGAGGATTGCCGTTGTTTAGAGCATTGTCTGCATCACGATTAATTGACCCATCATTATAAAAAGTGATTTCTACTTTGGTATTATTGTTCCTCTCCCACTCAGCAACAATCTGCGAAAGTGCTTCAGTTTCCGCAGGATAAAAGCTCTGAATCCACCAGACACGAAATTTAGAATTTTTGGGTTGAGGTCGATAATTTAAGACTGTGG includes the following:
- a CDS encoding ABC transporter substrate-binding protein, producing MRRRQFNQLSLSLAGLGLAACSDSTVLNYRPQPKNSKFRVWWIQSFYPAETEALSQIVAEWERNNNTKVEITFYNDGSINRDADNALNNGNPPDILFSNTAEFALYPKLAWQNNLVDVTDVVEPVKDLFSPIALKAVSYKNGVTNKRSYHAVPIAQLAAGLHYWRDLLSDMGLSDTSIPRDWDGFWQFWETAQDRARSKGKKDIYGIGLPMSPDPTNTDTIFMFEQFLEAYGVDLLDDNGQLQIDDPKNRQGIIAALTKYAGFYKNGYVPPKATQWTDADNNQVFLSKNSFMTANPGLSIPASQQFDSVVYNKKLVTTEWPLAPSGKPLNYLVAVKQAVIFASSSNQAMAKSLLSHIIQPNNLLTYLKGAGGRYFPTMPKLLEDPYYKDSQDPHILTATKQFQNTTSFYTAQNPAYAGVGADKIWGKAIKSVAQGNATPEQAADTAIAQIKDIFAKWK